The Larus michahellis unplaced genomic scaffold, bLarMic1.1 SCAFFOLD_417, whole genome shotgun sequence genome includes a region encoding these proteins:
- the LOC141736787 gene encoding LOW QUALITY PROTEIN: glutaminyl-peptide cyclotransferase-like protein (The sequence of the model RefSeq protein was modified relative to this genomic sequence to represent the inferred CDS: deleted 2 bases in 1 codon): RRPFGEWSATDSLYGARHLAARMAATPHGTHGTHITAMSLLVLLDLLGAPHPAIHSHFPRTHHWFLRLVAIEQRLRGLGLLRAPPGQPFFRLSPAPGPVEDDHVPFLQRGVPVLHLIPTPFPAVWHTPGDTEDNLDPPTVEDLAKILLAFVAEFLQL; the protein is encoded by the exons AGGAGGCCTTTCGGGGAATGGAGCGCCACCGACTCCCTCTACGGCGCCCGGCACCTGGCGGCACGCATGGCCGCCACCCCCCACGGCACCCACGGCACCCACATCACCGCCATG agcctgctggtgctgctggacctgctgggcgccccccaccccgccatccACAGCCACTTCCCCCGCACCCACCACTGGTTCCTGCGCCTCGTCGCCATCG agcagcgcctgcgggggctggggctgctgcgcgCCCCCCCCGGG CAGCCCTTCTTCCGCCtcagcccggccccggggcccgtCGAGGACGACCATGTCCCCTTCCTGCAGCGAG gtgtccccGTGCTGCACCTCATCCCCACGCCCTTCCCCGCCGTGTGGCACACGCCGGGGGACACCGAGGACAACCTGGACCCCCCCACCGTGGAGGACCTGGCCAAGATCCTGCTGGCCTTCGTGGCCGAGTTCCTGCAGctctga